From a single Cytophagales bacterium WSM2-2 genomic region:
- the valS gene encoding valine--tRNA ligase, with amino-acid sequence MALSTKYNPVETEDKWYQYWMEKGFFHAKPAPGKEPFTIVMPPPNVTGVLHMGHMLNNTIQDVLIRKARMEGKVSCWVPGTDHASIATEAKVVGMLREKGIKKSDLTREEFLKYAWEWKEKYGGIILQQLKKLGASCDWERTHFTMDPDYYKAVVRVFIDLYNKGYIYRGLRMINWDCEAKTALSNEEVLYKEEGERSVLYSVKYKIKDTDEWITIATQRPETIMGDVAIAVNPTDERYKKLIGKKVLVPFILREIPVIADDYVDKAFGTGCLKVTPAHDVNDYEIGLRHNLPVIDTINDDGTLNAKCELPKFIGKDRFAVRKEIVRDLKEAGQLVKEEEFTTRIGRSERTNSVVEPKLSLQWFVKMKDISVRAKDAVENDEIKLYPNKFKNTYRHWMDNVRDWCISRQLWWGHRIPAWYAPDGTFTVAETEAEAYAKLKSQIPNLKLEEIRQDSDVLDTWASSWLWPMEVFKGFNEKDFTNGKINSGNNVDLKFFYPTQVLVTAPEILFFWVARMIIAGFEYMDEKPFSDVYLTGTVRDKQGRKMSKSLGNSPDPIDLIKSYGADGVRTGMLFSSAAGNDLLFDEKLCEQGRNFSNKIWNAFRLVKGWEIAKGAQPEENKVAIEWFESKLNKSIAELEDHFSKFRISDALHSLYKLVWDDFCSWYLEIIKPEFGKPIDETTYQKTVSFFESILKLIHPFMPFISEELWHELKERKMEDCIINAEWPKAKTADQKIVDQCDTAFEVITQVRNTRNAKGISPKESLALSINGSTKDLELFSSVIKKLANLKSIESVSGKLTNATSFLVGTAEFYIPLEGKVDAAKEKEEILKDLEYNKGFLASVMKKLSNEKFVNGAPPQVIEMEKKKQADAEMKIQSLEERLKTL; translated from the coding sequence ATGGCACTTTCTACTAAATACAATCCGGTTGAAACGGAAGACAAATGGTATCAATACTGGATGGAAAAGGGCTTTTTCCATGCCAAACCAGCACCAGGCAAAGAACCTTTCACGATAGTCATGCCTCCGCCCAATGTGACGGGCGTCTTGCACATGGGACATATGCTCAACAATACCATCCAGGATGTGCTCATCCGGAAGGCGCGTATGGAAGGCAAGGTTTCGTGCTGGGTGCCGGGTACTGATCACGCCTCGATCGCCACCGAGGCAAAGGTGGTAGGTATGCTCCGCGAAAAAGGGATCAAGAAATCAGACCTCACACGCGAGGAGTTTTTGAAGTACGCCTGGGAGTGGAAAGAGAAATACGGGGGCATCATTCTCCAGCAGTTAAAAAAACTGGGAGCGTCCTGTGATTGGGAGCGTACGCACTTCACCATGGACCCCGACTATTACAAAGCGGTAGTCCGTGTGTTTATCGATCTCTATAATAAAGGGTACATCTACCGCGGGTTGCGGATGATCAACTGGGATTGCGAAGCGAAGACTGCATTGTCCAATGAAGAAGTTTTATACAAAGAAGAAGGCGAGCGTTCGGTATTGTATTCTGTAAAGTATAAAATAAAAGATACAGACGAGTGGATCACCATTGCCACCCAGCGCCCTGAAACAATCATGGGCGATGTAGCCATTGCCGTGAATCCGACAGACGAGCGATACAAAAAACTGATCGGCAAGAAAGTTCTCGTGCCCTTCATCCTTCGTGAGATCCCGGTCATCGCAGACGACTACGTTGACAAAGCCTTTGGAACGGGTTGTTTGAAAGTGACTCCAGCCCACGATGTGAATGACTATGAGATCGGCTTGCGTCACAACCTGCCCGTCATTGACACCATTAATGATGACGGCACACTGAATGCAAAATGTGAGCTGCCCAAGTTTATTGGCAAAGATCGTTTTGCTGTTCGCAAGGAAATTGTACGAGATCTGAAAGAAGCAGGGCAACTTGTGAAGGAAGAAGAGTTTACCACACGCATTGGCCGCAGTGAGCGAACCAACTCTGTTGTTGAACCCAAACTTTCGTTGCAGTGGTTTGTGAAGATGAAAGACATCTCTGTTCGCGCAAAAGATGCGGTAGAGAATGACGAGATCAAATTATATCCCAACAAATTCAAGAATACGTATCGCCACTGGATGGACAATGTGCGCGACTGGTGCATTTCACGTCAGCTCTGGTGGGGACACCGGATTCCAGCATGGTATGCGCCTGATGGAACATTTACGGTAGCCGAAACAGAAGCGGAAGCATATGCAAAACTTAAATCGCAAATTCCAAATCTCAAATTGGAGGAGATCAGGCAAGATTCGGATGTGCTCGACACGTGGGCTTCGAGTTGGCTGTGGCCGATGGAAGTATTCAAGGGGTTTAATGAAAAAGACTTTACGAACGGGAAGATCAATTCAGGTAACAATGTCGACCTGAAATTCTTCTATCCTACACAAGTCCTTGTGACGGCACCTGAGATCCTTTTCTTCTGGGTAGCGCGAATGATCATTGCAGGATTTGAGTACATGGATGAAAAACCGTTCTCTGATGTGTACCTCACCGGAACCGTTCGCGACAAGCAAGGCAGGAAGATGAGCAAGTCGTTGGGCAACTCCCCTGACCCGATCGATCTGATTAAAAGTTATGGAGCTGACGGTGTGCGAACAGGTATGCTTTTCAGTTCGGCTGCGGGCAATGATCTGCTCTTCGATGAAAAGCTGTGTGAACAAGGTCGGAATTTCTCCAACAAAATCTGGAATGCATTCCGACTGGTGAAAGGCTGGGAAATTGCGAAAGGCGCTCAGCCGGAAGAAAACAAAGTTGCCATTGAGTGGTTTGAATCAAAGCTGAATAAATCCATTGCAGAGCTGGAAGATCATTTTTCAAAATTCCGGATTTCCGATGCGCTTCATTCTCTGTACAAATTAGTATGGGATGATTTCTGCTCCTGGTACCTGGAAATCATAAAACCCGAGTTTGGAAAGCCAATCGATGAAACAACCTATCAAAAAACAGTTTCATTTTTTGAATCGATCCTGAAATTGATCCATCCTTTCATGCCTTTCATTTCAGAGGAATTATGGCACGAGTTGAAAGAAAGGAAGATGGAGGATTGCATCATCAATGCCGAGTGGCCAAAAGCTAAGACGGCAGATCAGAAAATTGTTGATCAATGTGACACTGCTTTTGAAGTGATCACTCAAGTTCGAAATACACGTAATGCCAAAGGAATTTCTCCAAAGGAAAGCCTGGCACTCAGCATCAACGGATCAACCAAGGACCTTGAACTTTTCAGTTCGGTGATTAAGAAACTGGCAAACCTGAAATCCATTGAATCAGTTTCAGGAAAGTTGACCAACGCTACTTCGTTCCTGGTGGGTACAGCAGAATTCTACATTCCGCTGGAAGGCAAAGTCGATGCTGCCAAAGAGAAGGAAGAAATCCTGAAAGACCTGGAATACAATAAAGGCTTCCTGGCCTCGGTCATGAAAAAACTCTCGAACGAGAAATTTGTGAATGGGGCTCCTCCACAAGTCATTGAGATGGAAAAGAAAAAGCAAGCCGATGCCGAAATGAAGATCCAATCGCTGGAAGAACGCCTGAAAACACTTTGA
- a CDS encoding metal transporter yields the protein MKTKTFFIAIICALTLTSFTSKAQSKIVTASIKVYGNCSMCKKRIETALDHKGIKKAEWSPKTKELQVVYNSDKISETEIHNIIAKVGHDTDKVKAKDETYAALPFCCLYRDHEMKDHH from the coding sequence ATGAAAACAAAAACATTCTTCATCGCGATCATCTGTGCATTGACGTTGACCTCTTTTACTTCAAAGGCACAATCAAAAATTGTTACGGCATCTATCAAAGTGTATGGCAACTGCTCCATGTGCAAAAAGCGCATTGAAACAGCGCTCGATCATAAAGGAATAAAAAAAGCTGAGTGGAGCCCGAAGACCAAAGAGCTCCAGGTCGTTTACAATTCCGATAAAATATCGGAAACTGAAATCCATAATATCATTGCCAAAGTCGGTCACGATACGGACAAGGTGAAAGCGAAAGACGAGACCTACGCTGCGCTTCCATTCTGCTGCCTGTACCGCGATCACGAAATGAAGGACCACCACTAA
- a CDS encoding TonB-dependent receptor, which yields MKYFFIGLLAFASAYPLELSAQKLLGVVIEKDSQGKDKPLPGASVFWLGTGQGTATRDNGVFLIDRVTGSNKLVVSFVGYVSDTISITDQTSIKVELKSTTQLQEVVVQGWRPSSYVNGASGINTIEMNEKELFKAACCNLSESFETNPSVDVAFTDAITGTRQIQMLGLSGPNTMISLENMPGVRGLASSQGIQFIPGTWINSIQVTKGVGSVINGYESIAGQINVELKKPQESDKVFVNGYINSSARSEANLIYTTQAGKKWATTFLLHGSMRPKEMDQNNDSFLDFPKGQQVNLINRWTYNSGNGWLGQISAKYLTDRKQGGQIGYTEGDKFSTNRYGFEINTDRYEVTGKLGYQFRGKPYKSFGLQLNALQHNHDSYFGFNLHRADEQSGYANFIYQSIIGSTFHKFKTGVSFLYDKYNESLGRADAAFPTMNFDRTEYVPGAFVEYSYDDLKKFSIIAGLRVDQHNLFGTFVVPRIHAKYNATETTILRASMGRGIRVANIISENPGFLASSRSVVLSNLQSNYAYGFRPDDAWNYGLNLLQEFNIDYRPGSFSLDYFFTDFKNQVVVDWDKNPQQINFFGLTGKSFSHSIQAQLDYQVIRRFDVRLAYRWLDVETDYLNGRLQRPLVPRDRAFVNLAYKTKNNWAFDYTIQRLGQQRIPNTASNPAAYQLSGFSDSYILMNTQVTKDLGKWSAYIGVENLTDFKLSNPIVGASQPFGPYFDSSMVWGPVFGRMWYAGFRYRVK from the coding sequence ATGAAATATTTTTTCATAGGCCTGCTGGCTTTTGCTTCGGCATACCCGTTGGAGTTGTCCGCACAAAAATTGTTGGGGGTTGTCATTGAAAAAGACAGCCAAGGAAAAGACAAACCTCTCCCAGGTGCCAGTGTATTTTGGTTAGGCACAGGCCAGGGAACTGCCACCCGCGACAACGGAGTGTTTCTCATCGACCGCGTGACCGGAAGCAACAAGCTTGTGGTGAGTTTTGTGGGTTACGTGAGTGACACGATCTCCATCACAGATCAAACCAGCATCAAGGTAGAATTGAAATCGACCACGCAACTGCAGGAAGTGGTGGTGCAGGGCTGGAGACCTTCGTCTTATGTGAATGGCGCTTCGGGAATCAACACGATTGAGATGAACGAAAAGGAGTTGTTCAAAGCAGCTTGCTGCAATTTGTCTGAGAGCTTTGAAACCAATCCTTCTGTGGATGTTGCGTTTACAGATGCGATCACGGGAACACGGCAAATTCAGATGCTCGGTTTGTCCGGGCCCAACACCATGATCTCGCTTGAAAATATGCCAGGCGTCCGTGGGCTGGCATCGAGCCAGGGAATTCAGTTCATTCCAGGTACGTGGATCAATTCAATTCAAGTGACCAAAGGAGTTGGCTCGGTGATCAATGGCTACGAAAGCATTGCCGGGCAAATCAACGTAGAGTTAAAGAAGCCGCAGGAGAGTGATAAGGTCTTTGTGAATGGCTACATCAATAGCTCTGCACGCTCTGAAGCGAATCTGATCTACACCACCCAGGCCGGCAAAAAATGGGCTACGACTTTTTTGTTGCACGGCAGCATGCGTCCTAAGGAGATGGATCAAAACAACGATTCGTTTTTAGATTTTCCGAAAGGGCAACAGGTGAATCTGATCAATCGCTGGACATACAATTCCGGTAACGGGTGGCTTGGGCAAATTTCCGCCAAGTATCTCACCGATCGCAAACAAGGCGGGCAAATCGGATATACTGAAGGAGATAAGTTTTCGACTAATCGCTACGGATTTGAAATCAATACTGATCGCTACGAGGTGACCGGTAAGTTGGGCTACCAGTTTCGCGGAAAGCCCTACAAAAGTTTCGGCCTGCAGTTGAATGCACTGCAACATAATCACGACAGCTACTTCGGTTTCAACCTGCATCGTGCCGATGAGCAATCCGGATACGCCAATTTTATTTACCAGTCTATCATTGGAAGTACATTTCATAAGTTCAAGACTGGCGTCAGTTTTTTGTATGACAAGTACAATGAGTCGCTCGGGCGTGCCGATGCTGCATTCCCTACGATGAACTTCGACAGGACGGAATACGTGCCAGGTGCTTTCGTTGAATACTCTTACGATGATCTTAAAAAATTCTCGATCATTGCAGGCTTGCGGGTTGATCAGCATAATTTATTCGGAACATTTGTAGTGCCCCGCATCCATGCAAAGTACAATGCAACGGAGACAACCATTCTGCGTGCTTCTATGGGCAGGGGAATCCGGGTCGCCAATATCATTTCAGAAAACCCTGGCTTCCTGGCAAGCTCCCGCTCGGTGGTGTTATCCAACCTTCAGTCGAATTACGCCTATGGTTTCCGTCCTGACGATGCGTGGAACTATGGACTCAACTTATTACAAGAGTTCAATATTGATTACCGGCCCGGGTCATTCAGCCTTGATTATTTTTTCACTGATTTCAAAAATCAGGTTGTAGTTGATTGGGACAAGAATCCACAGCAAATCAACTTCTTTGGTTTGACAGGAAAATCTTTTTCACACAGCATCCAGGCGCAACTTGATTACCAGGTGATTCGCAGGTTTGATGTTCGACTCGCTTATCGCTGGCTGGATGTGGAAACTGATTATCTGAATGGTCGACTGCAAAGACCACTCGTTCCGCGCGACCGCGCTTTCGTGAATCTCGCTTATAAAACAAAAAACAACTGGGCTTTCGACTACACCATTCAGCGTCTCGGGCAACAACGTATTCCGAATACGGCCAGCAATCCGGCAGCGTATCAGCTTAGTGGATTTTCTGACTCTTACATCCTGATGAATACGCAAGTGACGAAGGACCTGGGAAAATGGAGTGCATACATTGGCGTAGAGAATCTGACTGATTTCAAACTCAGCAATCCGATCGTTGGTGCAAGTCAGCCCTTCGGCCCTTACTTCGACTCATCGATGGTTTGGGGACCTGTGTTTGGAAGAATGTGGTATGCAGGATTCAGGTATCGAGTGAAATAG
- the ald gene encoding alanine dehydrogenase, producing the protein MAEKKKTGFEALAKTSLSPQEQLVKVKRGKYSFFIGLPKEIALQENRISLTPDAVALLVNNGHEVWVESNAGAGSKFTDRAYSDAGAKIVYSPQEVYKADIILKIEPPTIEELEYFKPGQTLISAVQLGYLSEERVQALIKKKVTALAYEFIEDKVGGMPIIRAMSEIAGSTVMLIAAEYLSTAKNGRGIILGGITGVPPTKVVIIGAGTVAEYAARAAISLGAEIQVFDNHLYKLRRIKHTLSHQFYTSTIDTVTLSESLKTADVVIGALRAEKGRARHVVSEEMVKVMKPDSLIIDLSIDQGGCIATSEITSLANPTYRKYDVIHYCVPNVASRVANTATTALSNIFTPTILRAAEEGGVEEMIFAHKWFMKGVYSYKGNLTNESVARKFGMKFKNIELLLAVRV; encoded by the coding sequence ATGGCTGAGAAAAAAAAGACCGGGTTCGAGGCATTGGCGAAAACGAGTTTATCACCCCAGGAACAACTGGTGAAAGTGAAGCGAGGCAAGTATTCTTTTTTTATCGGCCTTCCCAAAGAAATTGCGTTACAGGAGAATAGAATCAGTCTCACCCCGGATGCCGTGGCACTGCTTGTTAACAATGGACACGAAGTGTGGGTTGAAAGCAATGCGGGCGCAGGAAGCAAGTTTACGGATCGGGCTTACAGCGATGCGGGGGCGAAGATCGTCTATTCTCCACAAGAAGTTTATAAGGCGGATATCATCCTCAAGATCGAGCCACCCACGATAGAAGAGCTGGAATATTTTAAGCCGGGACAGACATTGATTTCAGCTGTTCAGCTTGGATACCTCAGCGAAGAACGTGTGCAGGCATTGATCAAGAAAAAAGTCACAGCTCTTGCCTATGAATTCATTGAAGACAAAGTGGGAGGCATGCCGATCATCCGTGCGATGAGCGAGATAGCGGGAAGTACAGTGATGCTTATTGCAGCAGAGTATTTGAGCACAGCAAAAAATGGGAGAGGAATTATTTTGGGAGGTATCACAGGAGTGCCACCAACCAAAGTAGTAATTATAGGTGCCGGTACAGTTGCCGAGTACGCAGCCCGTGCCGCTATTAGCCTCGGAGCAGAGATCCAGGTTTTTGATAACCACTTGTATAAACTCAGAAGAATTAAGCACACGTTGAGTCATCAGTTTTATACCTCAACGATTGACACAGTCACGCTAAGCGAAAGTTTGAAAACAGCCGATGTAGTGATTGGAGCGCTTCGTGCGGAAAAAGGACGTGCCCGCCATGTTGTAAGTGAAGAAATGGTGAAAGTGATGAAGCCAGACTCATTGATCATCGACTTGAGCATTGACCAGGGTGGATGCATCGCCACCTCGGAAATTACTTCACTGGCAAATCCAACTTACAGGAAGTATGATGTTATTCACTATTGTGTGCCCAATGTGGCATCGCGTGTAGCGAACACCGCTACGACTGCTCTCAGCAATATTTTTACACCGACTATTCTTCGTGCGGCAGAAGAAGGAGGAGTAGAGGAAATGATCTTTGCCCACAAGTGGTTCATGAAAGGAGTTTATTCCTACAAAGGCAACCTGACTAATGAAAGTGTTGCCCGCAAGTTTGGTATGAAGTTCAAGAATATTGAGTTGCTTTTGGCGGTGAGAGTGTAG
- a CDS encoding tRNA (adenosine(37)-N6)-threonylcarbamoyltransferase complex ATPase subunit type 1 TsaE, producing the protein MPDLVSTGEKLTFSLARINEAAKRLLEVGESLNVWALYGPMGSGKTTLTKALVSELGSHEATASPTFSIVNEYHDKNQRPIYHFDFYRIKNEAEAYDIGTDEYFDSENLCLVEWPEKIPSLLPAQYFEIRLEIKDEQTRIIHYQKHG; encoded by the coding sequence ATGCCTGACCTCGTTTCGACTGGAGAAAAACTTACTTTTTCGCTGGCAAGAATCAATGAAGCCGCAAAGCGACTGCTGGAAGTTGGAGAAAGTTTGAATGTTTGGGCTTTGTACGGACCGATGGGATCAGGAAAGACCACATTAACAAAAGCTTTGGTATCCGAACTGGGATCACACGAGGCGACTGCAAGCCCGACCTTTTCTATTGTGAATGAATATCATGATAAAAACCAGCGACCAATCTATCATTTCGATTTTTACAGGATCAAAAATGAAGCAGAGGCATACGATATCGGTACGGATGAATATTTTGATTCGGAGAATTTATGTTTAGTCGAATGGCCCGAGAAAATCCCCTCACTTCTTCCAGCACAATATTTTGAAATCCGGCTGGAGATCAAAGACGAACAAACGCGAATAATTCATTATCAAAAACATGGCTGA
- the porX gene encoding two-component system response regulator, producing the protein MQRYTILWADDEIDLLKPHILFLQQRGYDITPVNNGAEAVELSGSRHFDVVFLDEHMPGMSGLEALSLIKNEKPNLPVVMITKNEEERIMEEAIGAKIEDYLIKPINPSQILLSVKKILDNKRLVIEKTNLNYQQEFGKISMALLDSMNHEQWADIYKKLVFWELQMDQADNHDMAEVLESQKVEANTNFCRFIRKNYESWLNNPNVERPMLSHQLMKKVVFPELANHSSTFVFVIDNLRYDQWKVLEPVINEFFNVDKEETYYSILPTTTAYARNAIFSGMLPSEMEKTHPDLWIGEDVDDGKNNFESEFLERQLKKNNLNIKFSYHKIKQLEEGRDLADSVNNLYGNKLNVIVYNFVDMLSHARTDMAMIRELAPDEAAYRSITKSWFLHSPLFEILKKISEKKVKVIITTDHGTIRVKRAFKIVGDKNVNTNLRYKQGKNLGYESGKVMEALKPEKFFLPKQNVSTSYVFAIEDQFFAYPNNYNYYVNFYKDTFQHGGVSLEEMIIPIISLTSKNA; encoded by the coding sequence ATGCAAAGGTACACGATTCTGTGGGCTGACGATGAGATTGATTTACTGAAGCCTCACATTCTATTTCTTCAGCAACGCGGCTACGATATTACCCCGGTAAACAATGGGGCGGAAGCAGTTGAGCTCAGCGGGTCAAGACATTTTGATGTGGTTTTCCTCGACGAGCACATGCCAGGCATGAGTGGCCTGGAGGCGCTGAGCCTCATCAAAAATGAAAAACCCAACCTGCCGGTAGTGATGATCACCAAGAATGAGGAAGAGCGCATCATGGAGGAGGCCATCGGAGCAAAAATTGAAGACTACCTCATCAAGCCGATCAACCCAAGCCAGATTTTACTTTCTGTAAAGAAGATATTGGATAACAAACGACTTGTTATCGAGAAGACCAATCTCAACTATCAGCAGGAGTTTGGCAAGATCAGCATGGCATTGCTTGACAGTATGAACCACGAGCAGTGGGCCGACATTTATAAAAAGCTTGTGTTTTGGGAGCTGCAAATGGACCAAGCCGACAATCACGACATGGCCGAAGTACTGGAAAGTCAAAAGGTGGAGGCCAACACGAATTTTTGCCGGTTCATCCGCAAGAATTACGAGAGCTGGCTTAACAACCCCAACGTGGAACGACCAATGCTTTCCCATCAATTGATGAAAAAAGTAGTGTTCCCCGAACTAGCCAACCATTCGAGTACGTTCGTCTTTGTTATCGATAATCTCCGGTATGACCAATGGAAAGTCCTGGAACCTGTCATTAACGAGTTTTTCAATGTAGACAAAGAAGAGACATACTATTCAATTCTTCCCACCACTACCGCCTATGCGCGAAATGCTATTTTCTCCGGAATGCTTCCATCAGAAATGGAGAAAACGCATCCTGACCTGTGGATAGGCGAAGATGTTGATGATGGAAAGAATAATTTTGAAAGTGAATTTCTGGAGAGACAGTTGAAGAAAAATAATCTCAACATCAAGTTCTCTTACCACAAAATCAAGCAACTCGAAGAAGGAAGAGATTTGGCCGACTCGGTAAATAACCTTTACGGGAATAAACTGAACGTCATCGTGTACAATTTTGTGGACATGCTTTCACACGCACGTACTGACATGGCGATGATTCGCGAATTGGCTCCGGACGAAGCAGCCTATCGTTCCATTACCAAGTCTTGGTTTCTCCACTCTCCATTGTTTGAAATACTCAAAAAGATTTCCGAGAAGAAAGTGAAAGTAATTATCACCACTGATCACGGCACCATTCGGGTGAAACGTGCATTCAAAATCGTGGGAGATAAAAACGTAAATACAAACTTGCGTTACAAGCAGGGAAAAAACCTGGGATACGAAAGTGGTAAGGTCATGGAAGCGCTTAAGCCGGAGAAATTTTTCCTGCCGAAGCAGAATGTCTCCACATCTTATGTTTTTGCTATTGAAGATCAGTTTTTCGCCTATCCGAACAATTACAATTACTACGTCAATTTTTACAAGGACACGTTTCAGCATGGCGGAGTAAGTCTGGAAGAAATGATTATCCCTATAATTTCCCTAACTTCGAAGAATGCCTGA
- a CDS encoding phosphohydrolase has product MNKNKIINDPLYGFVSVPSPLVFDLISHPYFQRLRFIRQLGVSDFVYPGAVHTRFHHALGAMHLMTRTLESLQKKKVKISKEEMEAAQIAILLHDMGHGPLSHSLEETLLPGVKHESISYQFMKLLNEKFNGELELALMIFRNSYARKFFHQLVSSQLDMDRLDYLNRDSFFTGVMEGTVGVDRIIAMLNVHDDQLVVEEKGIFSIESFLHARRLMYWQVYLHKTAVSAERMVVNTVKRAQYLATAGEQMPGSEALLFFLKGKYATNDFAQDEVLEAFGHLDDTDLWGAFKLWRNHPDAILSDLCKKIFNRELFKIQLTQSPIKKSEAENVRQSIQKEFGILQKDASYYFSHGSVSNEAYISGGQSINILMKSGKLLDIAQASDLPTIQAMSKIVKKNYLCWPKHLSL; this is encoded by the coding sequence TTGAACAAGAACAAAATCATCAACGACCCTCTCTACGGATTCGTTTCTGTACCCAGCCCATTGGTTTTCGATTTGATATCTCATCCCTATTTTCAGCGGTTGCGATTTATCCGCCAACTGGGCGTAAGTGATTTTGTTTACCCTGGTGCCGTGCATACTCGCTTCCACCATGCCCTGGGCGCCATGCACCTGATGACCCGCACCCTGGAGAGCCTGCAAAAGAAGAAAGTCAAGATCAGCAAGGAAGAAATGGAGGCGGCTCAAATTGCCATTCTGCTTCACGACATGGGGCACGGGCCGCTTTCCCATTCACTGGAAGAAACGCTGTTACCCGGTGTCAAGCATGAGAGCATTTCTTATCAGTTTATGAAATTGCTCAACGAAAAATTCAATGGAGAACTGGAGCTGGCATTGATGATCTTTCGTAACAGCTATGCAAGGAAATTTTTTCATCAGCTGGTCAGCAGTCAACTGGATATGGACCGGTTGGACTACCTCAACCGCGACAGTTTTTTTACCGGCGTAATGGAAGGAACTGTTGGTGTCGACCGCATCATCGCTATGCTCAACGTGCATGACGATCAACTGGTGGTAGAAGAGAAGGGCATCTTCAGTATCGAAAGCTTCCTTCACGCACGCAGGCTCATGTACTGGCAGGTGTACTTGCACAAAACGGCTGTGAGTGCCGAGCGCATGGTGGTCAACACGGTGAAGCGGGCGCAGTACCTGGCCACCGCCGGAGAACAAATGCCGGGCAGTGAAGCCTTGCTTTTCTTCCTGAAAGGAAAATATGCAACCAACGACTTTGCGCAAGACGAAGTACTCGAGGCTTTTGGCCACCTGGACGACACCGACTTGTGGGGTGCATTTAAACTATGGCGCAATCATCCCGATGCCATCCTTAGTGATCTGTGCAAAAAGATTTTTAACCGCGAGTTGTTCAAGATCCAACTCACACAATCGCCAATCAAGAAATCGGAAGCGGAGAATGTGAGACAGTCCATTCAAAAAGAGTTTGGCATTCTGCAGAAGGACGCCAGCTACTATTTCTCTCACGGCTCTGTGAGCAACGAAGCCTACATCTCGGGCGGGCAGTCGATCAATATCTTGATGAAGTCAGGCAAGCTACTCGACATTGCGCAAGCCAGTGACCTGCCGACCATACAGGCCATGAGCAAAATCGTGAAAAAAAACTACTTATGCTGGCCTAAACACCTATCTTTGTGA
- the lpxD gene encoding UDP-3-O-acylglucosamine N-acyltransferase: MEFTINQIAGLLKGEVRGNGSEKINMLGKIQDAKKGQIAFLANPKYEQFIYTTQASAVIIKRDFQARKEITTTLILVDDPYSSFTILLEEYHRAISFQKTGIEEPSFIGPEATIGKNIYRGAFSYIGRGVRIGDNVKIYPHVFVGDNVVIGDNTILHPNVKLYADTKIGSNCVIHSGTVVGSDGFGFAPQEDGSYKTIPQLGNVIIEDNVCIGANTVIDCATLFGDSTIIRKGVKLDNLIQVAHNVEIGKNTVIAAQTGISGSSKVGENNMIGGQVGIAGHLVIANNTGIGAQAGIGKSIKEEGQRIIGSPAFDVKEYFKAYAVFKRLPDLNERLRELEKKIKELNGVEND; this comes from the coding sequence ATGGAATTTACCATTAATCAAATTGCAGGCTTATTGAAAGGTGAAGTGCGCGGCAACGGCAGTGAGAAAATCAATATGCTTGGTAAAATACAGGACGCGAAAAAAGGTCAAATCGCCTTTCTCGCCAATCCGAAATACGAGCAATTCATCTATACTACCCAGGCCAGTGCAGTCATTATCAAGAGAGACTTTCAGGCGCGGAAAGAGATCACCACGACTTTAATTTTAGTCGATGACCCCTACAGCAGCTTCACAATACTGCTCGAAGAATATCACCGGGCCATCAGTTTTCAGAAGACCGGAATTGAAGAGCCTAGTTTTATTGGCCCCGAAGCTACCATTGGAAAAAATATCTATCGTGGGGCATTCTCTTATATCGGAAGGGGCGTAAGAATTGGCGACAACGTCAAGATTTATCCCCACGTTTTTGTGGGCGACAATGTCGTTATCGGTGACAACACGATCCTCCACCCCAACGTTAAATTATATGCAGATACCAAAATCGGCAGTAATTGTGTTATCCACTCTGGTACTGTGGTCGGCAGTGACGGGTTCGGTTTTGCTCCGCAGGAGGACGGCTCCTACAAAACCATTCCTCAACTCGGCAATGTCATTATCGAGGACAACGTTTGTATTGGTGCCAATACGGTAATTGATTGCGCCACTTTATTTGGCGATTCCACCATCATTCGCAAAGGCGTGAAGTTGGATAATCTCATTCAGGTTGCGCACAATGTGGAGATTGGTAAAAACACAGTGATTGCAGCTCAGACCGGAATTTCCGGTTCTTCCAAAGTAGGAGAAAACAATATGATTGGCGGACAAGTCGGAATTGCCGGGCACCTCGTCATCGCCAATAATACCGGAATTGGCGCACAAGCTGGGATTGGAAAATCAATCAAAGAAGAAGGCCAGCGAATCATCGGTTCCCCCGCCTTCGATGTCAAAGAATATTTCAAAGCCTACGCTGTTTTCAAACGGCTTCCCGATCTCAACGAACGTCTGCGCGAACTTGAAAAGAAAATCAAGGAGTTGAATGGCGTAGAAAACGACTAG